The Streptomyces sp. HUAS CB01 genome has a segment encoding these proteins:
- a CDS encoding SAM-dependent methyltransferase, whose translation MALIGSRKTSEYKGTSSEAILHQYDFLGEFYRLTLGPELVYSYAMWEDGDTLESAQLRKLDHHVEAARAAGAGRVLDVGCGWGSLMQRLVENHDVGHAVGLTMSPGQAAWVRQKGWPNCEILAENWFDHEPDAPYDAIIAIEAIEHFAGTTMLRRRRVASYRTFFERCHTWLRPGGRVSLQANAWNSGGWFTSLVLPPRRPAGHEANGGGRIRTALKDVRDGFDNLREGMHASRKVFPEVFLPTRGELTEAARGLFRIPEVRSDPDDGVKTVASWLERAQANRARGAELIGEDAVADIIREQRTALKFLRERRYTALRMVFEKV comes from the coding sequence GATCCTTCATCAGTACGACTTCCTGGGCGAGTTCTACCGGCTGACGCTCGGGCCCGAACTCGTCTACTCCTACGCCATGTGGGAGGACGGCGACACGCTCGAGTCGGCGCAGCTCCGCAAGCTGGATCACCACGTCGAGGCCGCGCGCGCGGCGGGCGCAGGCCGGGTGCTCGACGTCGGCTGCGGCTGGGGCAGCCTCATGCAGCGCCTGGTGGAGAACCACGACGTGGGCCATGCCGTCGGGCTCACGATGAGCCCCGGCCAGGCGGCCTGGGTCCGCCAGAAGGGCTGGCCCAACTGCGAGATCCTGGCCGAGAACTGGTTCGACCACGAGCCGGACGCCCCGTACGACGCGATCATCGCGATCGAGGCGATCGAGCACTTCGCGGGCACGACCATGCTGCGGCGCAGGCGCGTGGCCAGCTACCGCACGTTCTTCGAGCGCTGTCACACCTGGCTGCGGCCCGGCGGGCGCGTCTCCCTCCAGGCCAACGCCTGGAACAGCGGCGGCTGGTTCACCTCCCTGGTCCTGCCGCCGCGCCGCCCCGCCGGGCACGAGGCGAACGGCGGCGGGCGGATCAGGACGGCCCTCAAGGACGTCCGGGACGGCTTCGACAACCTCCGCGAGGGCATGCACGCGTCCCGGAAGGTCTTCCCCGAGGTGTTCCTCCCGACCCGGGGCGAGCTCACCGAGGCGGCCCGCGGCCTGTTCCGGATCCCGGAGGTGCGCAGCGATCCCGACGACGGCGTGAAGACGGTGGCGAGCTGGCTGGAGCGGGCGCAGGCCAACCGGGCCAGGGGCGCGGAGCTCATCGGCGAGGACGCGGTCGCCGACATCATCAGGGAGCAGCGCACGGCGCTGAAGTTCCTGCGTGAGCGCCGCTACACCGCGCTGCGGATGGTCTTCGAGAAGGTCTGA